From one Bos javanicus breed banteng chromosome 15, ARS-OSU_banteng_1.0, whole genome shotgun sequence genomic stretch:
- the BSX gene encoding brain-specific homeobox protein homolog: protein MNLNFTSPLHPASSQRPTSFFIEDILLHKPKPLREVAPDHFTSTLASRVPLLDYGYPLMPTPTLLAPHPHHPLHKGDHHHPYFLTTSGVPVPALFPHPQHPELPGKHCRRRKARTVFSDSQLSGLEKRFEIQRYLSTPERVELATALSLSETQVKTWFQNRRMKHKKQLRKSQDEPKAPDGPESPEGSPRGPEAAPAEARLGLPAGSFVLTEPEDEVDIGDEAELGSGPHVL, encoded by the exons ATGAATCTCAACTTCACCTCCCCTCTACACCCGGCATCATCTCAGAGGCCCACGTCCTTCTTCATCGAGGATATCCTGCTACACAAGCCCAAGCCGCTGAGAGAGGTGGCCCCTGACCATTTCACCAGCACTCTGGCCTCCCGGGTGCCTCTGCTAGACTATGGCTACCCACTCATGCCCACACCCACCCTCCTGGCTCCTCACCCCCATCACCCACTACATAAGGGAGACCACCACCACCCTTATTTCCTCACCACCTCGG GGGTGCCGGTCCCCGCGCTGTTCCCGCACCCCCAGCACCCGGAGCTGCCGGGGAAGCACTGCCGCCGCCGCAAAGCTCGCACAGTTTTCTCGGACTCGCAGCTCTCGGGCCTGGAGAAGAGATTCGAGATCCAGCGCTACCTGTCCACGCCGGAGCGGGTGGAGCTGGCCACGGCCCTCAGCCTGTCGGAGACGCAG GTGAAAACGTGGTTCCAGAACCGGCGGATGAAGCATAAAAAGCAGCTGAGGAAAAGTCAAGATGAACCCAAAGCGCCTGATGGGCCCGAGAGCCCCGAGGGCAGCCCCCGCGGCCCCGAGGCCGCACCCGCCGAGGCTCGGCTGGGCCTGCCTGCCGGCTCCTTCGTGCTGACTGAGCCGGAGGACGAGGTGGACATTGGGGACGAGGCGGAGCTGGGCTCAGGGCCGCACGTGCTCTGA